GTCAAATAGTGTATCGGTGACCAGTGAAAACCAAACTGACATCAATGCGTTAAAAAATATAACCGTCTCATCCGGTGAATCCATCGGTCTATTTGCCCATAAATCAGGAATGAAAGTCTTTGCCAACCAAGGTGATGTTGAGATGCAGGCACAAAATGCCAACCTGAATATGACCGCTAAACAAGATATTAAAATAGACAGTGTAGATGGTGAACTGACGGTTACCGCAAATGAAGAGCTGACGTTAATGTGCGGAGGTTCATACATCAAAATTAGCAGTGCAGGGATTGAACTGGGCACGGCTGATAATGTTTATATAAAAAGTAATGCCATGCAAAAAATGGGGCCGGCTTCAATACCGACTCCTTATCTTAGCTTACCTTATGTCAATGGATATAGCGAATTTTTTATTCTAACGGATCATGAAACTGGCAAGCCTTTACCTTTCCATTCTTATCAAATTGAAATTAATGGACAAATTGTTAGTGGTATCACAGATGCAAAAGGGCATACCCGACGAATATTTACTGAGAATCCAGAAACAATTGTCGGTGAGGCTCTTGAAAATAAATCACAAAATACGTTCGAAGCAAGACATATAGCAACAGGTAAGCGAGTAAAACTAAATTTTAATGATAGTTAGGATAAAGAATAATGAATGGAAAGAGTAATAAAAAATCAGCAAAACCAACATCCGCAGGGAGTGTTACTGCCACAACTCTTGATGATGCATCCGCATTAGGTACAGTTTTATTAGTAGATAATCCTGTCGATATTTTTTATTTATGTAATAAAATGCAAGCAGCAAAAAATTCCCCCTATATTTGTAAAACAAATAATACGCCACGATATCAACGACAAGTAACCATGTGGATTAGGCAAGATGCTGCAAGTTTTGGGTATCAATTCCCTTATTGCGGTGAGGTAGGATACAACATGACCACTGAACCACCTACACCATTAATGAGTAAAAGTGAACCGTCTCGACCAAGTTATTGGCCAGTATCAAAATATCAAATGATCTATCGTGAATACCGCGAAGCAAATATATATGGTGACCCAACAGGAGGTTATCGATTTGATTTTGGTGGCGTTAACGTGGTTGATTCTATGGTTAATAAAACAACACTTGAAAACGAGTTATCGCTAAAAAGAAGTAGTGATAATGACATTGAAGAAGGATATCGAACACTCAATCCTGAGAAAGCAAATGAGCGGTTTCCAAATGGGCGAGGTATGATTAGAATTCCTGACGTAATTAAAAAAAAGGATCATACTTTAACCGGTGAAAAAGGTTATCATCCTGATAATATTAATACTGTTATTGAAATAAAATTTCCAGGAGATAGCCTTAAGGAGAAGCAGTATATGGATTATTTAATAATAGCAGGAGGCAATCGTAATAAATTGCGTTTAATGACATTAAAGCAATGTCAATTTCGTAACCGCAAAGATAAAGAAGAAGAGATGCTTGCCAATGCTAAAGACGATCCACTTTATCAAACTATTGGCGAAACCGCTATGGCCAATCCCAGATCAGTACTTACCATTGAACAGCGCATGCAGCTTGAATATGATGCTATATACAAGCATATTATTAAATGGGTTAAACAACAAGAGATTGAGTACAGCCGCCCACAATTAGTAGCAATTGATGATTCCAACCAAAAAAGATATGCAGAAGCTTGGCAACGTTATGAACAACGGCATGAGATGATTGTTCACTATCCATTAGCTTCAGTTGGCATTGCAAGCATGTCCGCAATGGTTGGTGCTTTAGTCACTGGAACCTCCGTTACCGAAATAGCAACTACAACAACAGTGGTTCGTAGTGGCGCTAAAGTCATAGAATTTACCCCAATAACAAAAGCCACAGTAGCAACCGTTGGAGCAGCATCTTTGCCATTAGCAGCCGAGCAGGGAATGACTAATAATTATGTATTAGAGCGCAATGGGCAGCTTACCTATTATCCAGAATTTAATGAGCAAGAAAAGCTTAAATATGAAGATGATCGCCTTATTGAAATTGATTATCGTTATCAGCAGAATTTAAAGTTTGATAAAATAAACACAACAATAGGATATATCGATGATTCTGCCGAAGCTAAGCAAAATAAAGACAGATTTCGGTTGGATAAAAACAATTATAAAATTCATTACTATCCATATCGACAACAGTTTTATTACTATTTTACTCCCGGCGATGAACCAACAGATTTTGAAAGCAATTGATAACCACTAGGCACAATTAATTATAGGATATACCATGCAAGATAAATTACAAAAGTTATTAGATGAATATCAAGAAAACTATAACAGATTTACCTATGGTCATTATTTAGATCCCAATAATATTGAAGATGCCATAAAAACAGGTTTGGTAGGGTGTTATTACTTAGACCAGGGGTATCTACCTGAAAAGCGCCAAGCAATAGGTCAGGTTTTGGCACTATATGATAAATATTGGGGCAATAAACTAAAGTTTGGTTTTTTTGATGGAGATTCTAACCAACTGCATCCTTATCAACAATTCAGTATAGATAAAAAGCAAGATCTTATTAATAATTATGCATTAGATGTATTGAATTTTTATTGGAGTAATGTTGATAATTTAGAATTTGTTCCCGAATACCTAATTAAAACTTTTTCGGAACCAGAGTGGCATGAAAAATTACATCAGTATATAAGTTATGTTCAACTCTATTTACCTATATCCGAACTTAAAGAGTTTGGCGTAGAGCAATTAATAGCGTTAAATCAACAAATCAGCGAAATATTACAGCCAATGCATGGATTTTTTGGATTAGGTATCCAGCATAGTCATGAGTATTACGATTATCAATATTTAGAGTATGAACTGGCTCATCAGTTTTTGGGATTGGATATTTCTAATGTTGAAGCCGATAAGGACTTTAGGGAAGGTTTTAAATGTATCAACTGGTTAACCATACTAAGTGACCAACTTATAACCGATAAATTAGGCAGTCTTGAGGCGTTAAAAGAGCATAATAATGATAACGAGATCCGGTTTTATCCTTACTCAGGAGGCGTGGTTGTTCGGGCAGGTGAGGTTCCTGAACTCGGTGATGTAGCAAGCAACCCCTATCCTAAGCACTATGTTAATGTTAATGCTTTATTAAAACCCGCACGAGCACCAAAGCTTGGCTCATTAGGTTTTGGTTCAATAAACGGTGAAATTCGTTTTAATAATCGAACATCAAAAGAGTGGCAATGTCGGTTTGATGATGTAGAAGCAACGGATAATACAGTAAGTCATGAGCCACAATCAGCGAAAGTTATTAATATGGATTCAAAGGTTCGAATTAGCATACAAACCGGTCAATTATGCCCACATACGGGCGTTTATTCTGCCCAGATCAATGGCAAGATTGAGTATCGGGAGTTAACTCAAGGTCATAAAGTTGAGCCATTTATTGATAGTGAAACGCAACAAGTCTATAACGATGTAACTTGGCAACTGTTACGTCGGGAAGATGGTGGAAATGTCTATCGAAATTAACCCAATACAGAGCAGTGAATGAAAAATAAATTACAAAAGTTATTAGATGAATATCAGGAAAACTATAACAGATTTACCTATGGTCATTATTTAGATCCCAATAATATTGAAGATGCAATAAAAACAGGCTTGGTAGGGTGTTATTATTTAGACCAAGGTTATCTACCCGAAAAGCGCCAAGCAATCGGTCAGGTTTTGGCACTATATGATAAATATTGGGGTGATAAGCTAAAGTTTGGTTTTTTTGATGGAAATTCTAACCAACTGCATCCTTATCAAAAATTCAGTATAGATAAAAAACAAGATCTTATTAATAATTATGCATTAGATGTATTGAATTTTTATTGGAGTAATGTTGATAATTTAGAATTTGTTCCAGAATATCTAATTAAAACTTTTTCAGAACCAGAATGGTATGAAAAATTATATCCAGACGTAACTTATGTTCAACTCTATTTACCTATATCCGAACTTAAAGAGTTTGGTGTAGAGCAATTAATAGCGTTAAATCAACAGATAAGCGAAATATTACAACCAATGCATGGATTTTTTGGATTAGGTATCCAGCATAGTCATGAGTATTACGATTATCAATATCTAGAGTATGAACTGGCACATCAGTTTTTGGGTTTAGATATTTCTAATGTTGAAGGTGATGAGCACCTTAGAGAAGGTTTTAAATGTATTAACTGGTTAACCATACTAAGTGACCAACTTATAGCCGATAAATTAGGCAGTCTTGAGGCGTTAAAAGAGCGTAATAGTGATAACGAGATCCGTTTTTATCCTTACGCTGGCGGTGTGGTTGTTCGGGCAGGTGAAGTGCCTGAGCTGGGTGATGTAGCAAGCAACCCCTATCCTAAGCACTATGTTAATGTAAATGCATTATTAAAACCCGCACGAGCACCAGAAATTCTTTCACTAGGTTTGGGTTCAATAAACGGTGAAATTCGATTTAACAAACGAACTTCAAAAGAGTGGCAATGTCGGTTTGATGATGTCGAAGCAACGGATATTACAGTAAGTCATGAGCCACAATCAGCGCAGATTATTAATATGGATTCAAAGGTTCGAATTAGCATACAAACTGGTCAATTATGCCCACATACGGGAGTTTATTCTGCCCAGATCAATGGCAAGATTGAGTATCGGGAGTTAACTCAAGGTCATAAAGTTGAGCCATTTATTGATAGTGAAACGCATCAAGTCTATAACGATGTAACTTGGCAACTGTTACGCCGGGAAGATGGTGGAAATGTCTATCGTAATTAACCCAAAATAGAGCAGTGAATGAAAAATAAATTACAAAAGTTATTAGATGAATATCAAGAAAACTATAACAGATTTACCTATGGTCATTATTTAGATCCCAATAATATTGAAGATGCAATAAAAACAGGTTTGGTAGGGTGTTATTATTTAGACCAAGGTTATCTACCCGAAAAGCGCCAAGCAATCGGTCAGGTTTTGGCACTATATGATAAATATTGGGGTGATAAACTAAAGTTTGGTTTTTTTGATGGAAACCCCAATCAACTGCATCCTTATCAAAAATTCAGTATAGATAAAAAGCAAGATCTAATTAATAATTATGCATTAGATGTGTTGAATTTTTATTGGAGTAACGTTGATAATATGGAATTTGTTCCAGAATATTTTATCGAAACCTTTTCAGAACCAGAGTGGCATGAAAAATTACATCAGTATATAAGTTATGTTCAACTCTATTTACCTATATCCGAACTTAAAGAGTTTGGTGTAGAGCAATTAATAGCGTTAAATCAACAAATCTGCGAAATATTACAGCCAATGAATGGATTTTTTGGATTAGGCATTCAGCATAGTCATGAGTATTATGATTATCAATATTTAGAATATGAACTGGCGCATCAGTTTTTGGGTTTAGATATTTCTAATGTTGAAGCCGATAAGAACTTTAGAGAGGGTTTTAAATGTATCAACTGGTTAACCATACTAAGTGACCAACTTATAACCGATAAATTAGGCAGTCTTGAGGCGTTAAAAGAGCGTAATAGTGATAACCAGATCCGTTTTTATCCATACGCAGGCGGTGTGGTTGTTCGGGCAGGAGAAGTGCCTGAGCTCGGTGATGTAGCAAGCAACCCTTATCCTAAGCACTATGTCAATGTTAATGCATTATTAAAACCCGCACGAGCGCCAGAAATTGCCTCACTAGGTTTTGGTTCAATAAACGGTGAAATTCGTTTTAATAATCGAACCTCAAAAGAGTGGCAATGTCGGTTTGATGATGTAGAAGCAACGGATATAACCGTAAGCCATGAGCCGCAATCAGCGAAAGTTATTAATATGGATTCAAAGGTTCGGATTAGCATTCAAACCGGTCAATTATGCCCACATACGGGTGTTTATTCTGCCCAGATCAATGGCAAGATTGAATATCGTGAGTTAATCCAAGGCCATAAAGTTGAGCCATTTATTGATAGTGAAACGCAACAAGTCTATAACGATGTAACTTGGCAACTATTACGTCGGGAAGATGGTGGAAATGTCTATCGTAATTAACCCAAAACAGAGCAGTTAAGGAGATACTAAATTAAAAGAGATACAACCTATGAGTATAAAAGACTTTTATAAAATCTAGAAAGAAATTGAAGATAGATCTTGGTGTCATTAACTAACCCTTGTTGTTTAAAGCGTTAGTTTCTTTCCTTAGTATATCCCTAAGGTTGAGAAACAGTTATCCAATAGTTCATTCTTTCTTAAATATCCCTATAATGCTTTGAGCGATTCAATTATGAACGATCAAAATGATTACTAACGTTTTTTCACACATTTTTTATATAATCAGAAATAGTTAAGGGAATCAGTCGTAATTCCCTTAATTTATAAAAGATGTTGTAATTAAAGCGGTTATTAATCTCTCAATTTGAAATTAATTGAACTAAAATATACCAATCACGACACCCACTGAAGTAATGGCTGTTAGGATCAAAATGACTTTGGTCGCGCTCATTTGTTTGGCTGACACTAGCCACCAAGCCAGTAATACCATAGTTAATGGTAGAATTTTAGGGAATATACCATCCAGTACACTTTGTAATGAACGCATACTTTCACCCATCGGAATTTCAAGCTCTGAATTAAGCACAATATTCCCTGCGGCAAGTCCTCCTACCACCATAATACCAAGAACATTAAAGGCATCTGTAATTCGTTTTACATTATCACCAATAATATTATCAATGGCATTTACACCAAGTTTATAACCGTAATGGAAACTAATGTAAGAAATCAATGGTCCTAAAATACCATACGATAAAATATAGAAGATTGGACCTATAGCATTTCCTCCTGCTGCCATACCCATCGCGATGGATAACAAAATAGGAACAATGATGCCTTGAATTAATGAATCACCAATTCCCGCTAATGGCCCCATTAATGTTGCTTTGATATTAACCGGTAATTCTTCAGGAACGTTGTGTCCTAAAGCTATCTCTTCTTCCATTGAGGCGACAATACCATTGATGATTTGTCCCGTTTGCGGTTCGGTATTATAAAACATTGAATGTCTGGTTAATAAACGGCGTTTTGCTTCGGGATCATGTTTGTAATATTTTTCGGCAAACGGAATATAAGAAAACGCCCAAGCGTGAGCTTGTAATTTTTCATAGCTCATTGAAGATAGATGTGTAAAACCCCATCGATACCAAATTTGACGTAACTCTTTTTTAGTCAATTTTGATTGGTTATTAATTGCTTTATCCATTGTTAATTCTCCTATCAAAATAGATCATCATCTTCAAATACATCAGAATTTGAGGTCGAATTATTCGATTCTTTGATTGCTAATGTAGCGGGTTTATTGATTGCCATATAGTATAAATAGGCAACTAAAGCGGAAATAAACACTAACGCAACCATACTTAATCCAGCGAACGCTAACAGAACAAAACCTGCAAAGAAAAAGATAAGCTGAATTTTTGATTTAATGACAATATTCATTAGCATTGCAATACCTAATGCAGGTAATACACCGCCTAATACTGAGATGATTTTTGTTATTACTTCTGGTACATGATTTAATAACCAATCAACTAAACCTGAACCGTAAAAGATCGCCAAAAATATTGGCACTGCTCTTAATAAAAATGTAGTGATTTGTGGAAAGAATAGATGATTAAGAACGATACCCCGTGTATCATTGTGCTCAGCGGCTTGTTGTGCTCTATTATTCCAAAATGAATAGACCGCCATTCGCGTATTATAGAAGATTAAACCAAATGTTTGCCCTAAAAATACTGACAAGGTCACAGCTACCGCAGGCTCTTTAGTCGTTGCTAATGCTAGACCAATACCGCCATAAGCCGCATAAGTAATTTCACTATTGGTTGCGCCACCTGTTGATAAGTTGGCAATAAAAACAGCTTGAACGGCTAAACCACAAGCAACACCCGCTTGAATGTCGTTAAAGGCTAAACCAACTAAAAGACCTGCAACCAAAGGACGGCCGACAACATAAAATCCTCCTGACATACCAAATAACCAAGGTGATTCAATCGCGCCTAAGTAACAGAATATACCTGTAAGCAAGGCTGGGATAAATAGTGTTTCCATGATGTTTTCCTCAATTATTGAAAACTATAAGGTGTCATATTTTTTCTTCATAACTGACCAGCTTTTCGGTTCATCATCGGGTAGCAACTGAAATTCAATGGTGATACCTTGACTTTCGATATAATCAAAAGCTTGATAGTCTTTATCATCAATGGCAACCGTTCGCCCTAAAACTTTGGTATCTGGTCTGGTATTCATACAACCGATATTAAGTACTGGATTAAGTTTTGCTCCAGCTTTAAGAAGTTTTTCAAACGTTTGAGGTGAATCACTTATTAAAAAGAAATTTTTAGCTGATTCCATGCCTTGCTGGATTTTTTCTACTCCTTGAGCAACGGTATAAATGCCTATTTTTAAGTTGCCAGCAGCTGCTTTTAGTACTCGTTTTCGTAAGTCATCAGCGGCAATATTATCGCCAACAACTAAGATGCCATCGACAGGCCTTACTTTTGTCCAACGTGTCATTATTTGACCATGAATCACCCGATCATCCACTCTGGTTAATGTGATTGCCATAACTATTTACTCCTATCATTTAACTTTTAAAAATCCAAATCGTCATTATTGATTGTAGCTGTTGGTGCAAGTGAAATAGCGTCTTGACCTGCTTGCAAAATTGAATCAAGTAATGCGTGTATATCTGATTCATCTTCAGATGCGGTACCTGCTTGAATCAACATCGGTAAATTTAATCCTGAGATTAAAAATACTTTTTTATCAGGGTTAGCGAGCAGGTAACGAAATGTTTCGTTATAGGGCGTTCCCCCCATAATGTCACTTAACACAATGACAAACTCATTTGATGTTAGTAAACTATCTAGAACGTTATTTAGTCTTACTGAAAAGTCACTAATCCCTTTTTCATCAAGTTTTACTACCGTAAAATGTGATGTATCCCCAGCAATCATTGCATAGCTTATTAAAATGCCTTCACATAAGTCTCCATGTGAAGTGATCACTATTTTCATTATTCTTTACCCTCCCTTAAAACTACTTTTATTAAATATATATTTACATATTGAATTTTTTATAACAAATAAATTATGTGTTATTTTTTGTGATATGAGATGTTTATCACATTTTAAGGGTTATTGTTATTGACATTATTATCATTATTTTTAATATATGTATTTACATATATAAATAACAAGGTGGAATTATGAATAAATATTCTTTGATACAGTTAAGCCAACTTATTGATCACACAAACTTAAAACCTGATGCGACCACAGCCATGATGGAAAAATTATGTCAGGAAGCAAAAAACTATCATTTTAAAATGGTGGCAATCAACCAGGTTCAGTCACATCTTTGTGCACAGTTATTGAAAGGAACGGGTGTAGATATTGGAGCAGCCATCGCTTTTCCTTTAGGGCAAAC
The sequence above is drawn from the Gilliamella apicola genome and encodes:
- a CDS encoding type VI immunity family protein; this translates as MQDKLQKLLDEYQENYNRFTYGHYLDPNNIEDAIKTGLVGCYYLDQGYLPEKRQAIGQVLALYDKYWGNKLKFGFFDGDSNQLHPYQQFSIDKKQDLINNYALDVLNFYWSNVDNLEFVPEYLIKTFSEPEWHEKLHQYISYVQLYLPISELKEFGVEQLIALNQQISEILQPMHGFFGLGIQHSHEYYDYQYLEYELAHQFLGLDISNVEADKDFREGFKCINWLTILSDQLITDKLGSLEALKEHNNDNEIRFYPYSGGVVVRAGEVPELGDVASNPYPKHYVNVNALLKPARAPKLGSLGFGSINGEIRFNNRTSKEWQCRFDDVEATDNTVSHEPQSAKVINMDSKVRISIQTGQLCPHTGVYSAQINGKIEYRELTQGHKVEPFIDSETQQVYNDVTWQLLRREDGGNVYRN
- a CDS encoding type VI immunity family protein yields the protein MKNKLQKLLDEYQENYNRFTYGHYLDPNNIEDAIKTGLVGCYYLDQGYLPEKRQAIGQVLALYDKYWGDKLKFGFFDGNSNQLHPYQKFSIDKKQDLINNYALDVLNFYWSNVDNLEFVPEYLIKTFSEPEWYEKLYPDVTYVQLYLPISELKEFGVEQLIALNQQISEILQPMHGFFGLGIQHSHEYYDYQYLEYELAHQFLGLDISNVEGDEHLREGFKCINWLTILSDQLIADKLGSLEALKERNSDNEIRFYPYAGGVVVRAGEVPELGDVASNPYPKHYVNVNALLKPARAPEILSLGLGSINGEIRFNKRTSKEWQCRFDDVEATDITVSHEPQSAQIINMDSKVRISIQTGQLCPHTGVYSAQINGKIEYRELTQGHKVEPFIDSETHQVYNDVTWQLLRREDGGNVYRN
- a CDS encoding type VI immunity family protein; translation: MKNKLQKLLDEYQENYNRFTYGHYLDPNNIEDAIKTGLVGCYYLDQGYLPEKRQAIGQVLALYDKYWGDKLKFGFFDGNPNQLHPYQKFSIDKKQDLINNYALDVLNFYWSNVDNMEFVPEYFIETFSEPEWHEKLHQYISYVQLYLPISELKEFGVEQLIALNQQICEILQPMNGFFGLGIQHSHEYYDYQYLEYELAHQFLGLDISNVEADKNFREGFKCINWLTILSDQLITDKLGSLEALKERNSDNQIRFYPYAGGVVVRAGEVPELGDVASNPYPKHYVNVNALLKPARAPEIASLGFGSINGEIRFNNRTSKEWQCRFDDVEATDITVSHEPQSAKVINMDSKVRISIQTGQLCPHTGVYSAQINGKIEYRELIQGHKVEPFIDSETQQVYNDVTWQLLRREDGGNVYRN
- a CDS encoding PTS system mannose/fructose/sorbose family transporter subunit IID, with translation MDKAINNQSKLTKKELRQIWYRWGFTHLSSMSYEKLQAHAWAFSYIPFAEKYYKHDPEAKRRLLTRHSMFYNTEPQTGQIINGIVASMEEEIALGHNVPEELPVNIKATLMGPLAGIGDSLIQGIIVPILLSIAMGMAAGGNAIGPIFYILSYGILGPLISYISFHYGYKLGVNAIDNIIGDNVKRITDAFNVLGIMVVGGLAAGNIVLNSELEIPMGESMRSLQSVLDGIFPKILPLTMVLLAWWLVSAKQMSATKVILILTAITSVGVVIGIF
- a CDS encoding PTS mannose/fructose/sorbose/N-acetylgalactosamine transporter subunit IIC, producing METLFIPALLTGIFCYLGAIESPWLFGMSGGFYVVGRPLVAGLLVGLAFNDIQAGVACGLAVQAVFIANLSTGGATNSEITYAAYGGIGLALATTKEPAVAVTLSVFLGQTFGLIFYNTRMAVYSFWNNRAQQAAEHNDTRGIVLNHLFFPQITTFLLRAVPIFLAIFYGSGLVDWLLNHVPEVITKIISVLGGVLPALGIAMLMNIVIKSKIQLIFFFAGFVLLAFAGLSMVALVFISALVAYLYYMAINKPATLAIKESNNSTSNSDVFEDDDLF
- a CDS encoding PTS system mannose/fructose/N-acetylgalactosamine-transporter subunit IIB; this translates as MAITLTRVDDRVIHGQIMTRWTKVRPVDGILVVGDNIAADDLRKRVLKAAAGNLKIGIYTVAQGVEKIQQGMESAKNFFLISDSPQTFEKLLKAGAKLNPVLNIGCMNTRPDTKVLGRTVAIDDKDYQAFDYIESQGITIEFQLLPDDEPKSWSVMKKKYDTL
- a CDS encoding PTS sugar transporter subunit IIA, producing the protein MKIVITSHGDLCEGILISYAMIAGDTSHFTVVKLDEKGISDFSVRLNNVLDSLLTSNEFVIVLSDIMGGTPYNETFRYLLANPDKKVFLISGLNLPMLIQAGTASEDESDIHALLDSILQAGQDAISLAPTATINNDDLDF